A stretch of Paenibacillus peoriae DNA encodes these proteins:
- a CDS encoding TraR/DksA C4-type zinc finger protein: MSPLTEQQLQGLRNELLERKKEIEHRLQNNDHYGLGDSQRDQTGELSPIDNHPGDLATETYERAKDISLLEHDEFQLERIKSALMAMDKGTYGICAASGKPIPYERLLAVPYTIYCKEYSPETEVSNRRPVEEEFLAPSFGRTSLDERDDQNGFDGEDAWQIVENWGTSNTPAMAESGEIHSYDDMGIEAGDDNMGFVEPYESFVATDIYGQNVSVIRSSIYQRYIEDGEGEGLLEPDTHEDES; the protein is encoded by the coding sequence ATGTCCCCATTGACGGAGCAACAATTGCAGGGCCTGCGTAACGAACTGCTGGAACGCAAAAAGGAAATTGAGCACCGCTTGCAAAACAACGACCATTACGGACTCGGTGATTCACAGCGCGATCAAACCGGTGAGCTTTCTCCCATTGATAACCATCCAGGCGATCTGGCTACCGAAACCTACGAGCGAGCCAAAGATATTTCCTTATTGGAGCATGATGAGTTTCAATTGGAACGTATCAAATCAGCCTTGATGGCAATGGACAAGGGGACCTATGGCATTTGCGCCGCCAGCGGTAAACCTATTCCCTATGAACGGCTACTGGCTGTTCCCTATACCATTTACTGCAAAGAGTACAGTCCCGAAACAGAAGTGTCTAACCGCCGCCCAGTGGAGGAAGAATTTCTCGCTCCCTCGTTCGGCAGAACGAGTCTGGATGAGCGTGATGATCAAAATGGCTTCGACGGTGAAGATGCCTGGCAGATCGTCGAAAATTGGGGTACATCTAACACCCCAGCCATGGCCGAAAGCGGAGAAATCCACAGTTATGATGATATGGGAATTGAAGCAGGCGACGATAATATGGGCTTCGTAGAACCATACGAAAGCTTTGTTGCTACTGACATTTATGGACAAAATGTATCTGTTATTCGCAGCTCCATTTATCAGCGTTATATCGAAGATGGCGAGGGCGAAGGTCTACTGGAGCCGGATACGCACGAAGACGAATCGTGA
- a CDS encoding DUF5665 domain-containing protein, with amino-acid sequence MNGEGAAIATDKSKIGNQTERLSRVEKLIRAVSEQMERTRIADYALLLNKPWRLLWLNLISGVSRGIGIALGFTFFAATIIYVLQVLGALNLPIIGDYIADIVRIVQRQLELTTY; translated from the coding sequence ATGAACGGAGAAGGAGCTGCCATAGCCACAGATAAAAGCAAAATAGGTAATCAGACAGAGCGATTAAGTCGTGTTGAAAAGCTGATACGTGCTGTCTCAGAGCAGATGGAACGGACACGTATTGCAGATTACGCTTTGCTGTTGAATAAGCCTTGGCGATTGCTCTGGCTAAATCTAATATCAGGCGTTTCCCGGGGAATCGGCATTGCGCTAGGTTTTACTTTTTTTGCCGCTACCATTATTTATGTGCTGCAAGTGCTCGGAGCGTTGAATTTGCCGATTATCGGTGATTATATCGCTGATATTGTACGGATCGTACAACGACAATTGGAGCTTACTACCTATTAG